A genome region from Nicotiana tabacum cultivar K326 chromosome 13, ASM71507v2, whole genome shotgun sequence includes the following:
- the LOC107774847 gene encoding BTB/POZ domain-containing protein At5g03250-like: MACKKLGFKSEVFHLDGQSWICSTGLPSDVVVQVGDTSFHLHKFPLLSRSRLLEKLIQDSSEQEKNEKVCVLQLHGIPGGAKAFLKVAKFCYGVKMELTARNVVSLRCAAEYLQMNEDYGEVNLIAQTESFLIEVFGFWTDSFKALETCEDVLPWAEELHIVSRCIDSLSTKACADPTLLSWPVAGHSSTQSQDDAFAWNGIHASSAASKQCPLNEDWWYEDVSFLKQHIYRKLIHAVSARGMTPEIIAGSLIFYAKKHLPLNGRQSNFQKRNGAVPGSTLPTASDADQRTLLEEIVGLLPEQKGIIPTKFLLRLLKTSMILEASKSCRENLERRAGAQLDEAALEDILIPNMGHSVETLYDIDCIQRIVDHFMMADQDEIEPTSNELTDEGQLVGGSDHSLTPLTIVANLVDGYLAEVAPDTNLKLTKFNALASAIPGYARPLDDGIYRAIDIYLKAHSWLTGSEREQLCRVMNCQKLSLEASTHAAQNERLPLRVIVQVLFFEQLRLRTSVAGWLFVSDNLDNSQSLSGNLVHEGTRADQLVTFDDMRDRVRSLEKECLNMKEDVDKLVKAKGSWNNIFKLLGLRLKVKSCGPKSSSKIFSSGKVLQHSRKAVMNLKEEHSAYNKDD; the protein is encoded by the exons ATGGCATGCAAGAAGTTAGGATTCAAGTCTGAAGTTTTTCATCTTGATGGCCAATCATG GATCTGCTCCACAGGCTTACCGAGTGATGTTGTTGTTCAAGTTGGAGACACGTCCTTTCATCTACATAAG TTTCCCTTGTTGTCTAGAAGCAGGCTCCTAGAGAAGCTTATACAAGATTCATCTGAACAGGAGAAGAATGAGAAAGTTTGTGTTTTGCAGCTTCACGGGATACCTGGTGGAGCAAAAGCATTCCTGAAAGTGGCCAAGTTCTGTTATGGTGTGAAGATGGAACTCACAGCACGCAATGTTGTCAGCCTTAGATGTGCAGCTGAATATCTTCAGATGAATGAAGATTATGGAGAAGTAAACCTCATTGCACAGACAGAGAGTTTTCTCATTGAAGTTTTTGGTTTTTGGACGGACTCTTTTAAAGCCCTAGAGACATGCGAAGATGTTCTTCCATGGGCGGAAGAGCTTCACATTGTCTCAAGGTGCATAGATTCCCTGTCAACAAAAGCATGTGCTGACCCAACTTTACTAAGTTGGCCTGTGGCTGGTCATAGCTCCACTCAGAGCCAAGATGATGCTTTTGCTTGGAATGGAATACATGCAAGTAGTGCAGCTTCTAAACAATGTCCGCTGAACGAGGACTGGTGGTATGAAGATGTGTCCTTCCTTAAACAACATATTTATAGAAAGCTAATACATGCTGTTAGTGCTAGGGGCATGACACCGGAGATAATTGCTGGTTCCCTAATTTTTTATGCTAAGAAACACCTTCCTCTTAACGGTAGGCAATCGAATTTCCAGAAACGCAATGGTGCAGTTCCAGGATCAACCCTTCCTACTGCATCGGATGCAGATCAAAGGACCCTTCTTGAAGAGATTGTGGGGTTACTACCCGAGCAAAAGGGCATCATACCTACCAAGTTTCTACTTAGGCTTCTTAAGACATCGATGATCCTAGAGGCTAGTAAATCATGTCGAGAGAATCTGGAGAGAAGGGCTGGGGCTCAGTTAGATGAAGCAGCTTTAGAAGATATTCTCATACCAAATATGGGCCACTCGGTGGAGACCCTATATGATATAGACTGCATTCAGCGAATTGTTGATCACTTCATGATGGCTGATCAGGATGAAATTGAGCCGACCTCAAATGAACTGACAGATGAAGGGCAGCTAGTTGGAGGCTCTGATCACTCACTGACCCCGCTGACAATTGTAGCTAATCTTGTAGACGGCTACCTTGCAGAAGTGGCGCCTGATACTAACTTGAAGTTAACTAAATTTAACGCGCTAGCTTCAGCAATCCCAGGGTATGCCAGACCATTGGATGATGGTATCTACCGTGCAATTGACATATACCTCAAG GCACATTCCTGGCTGACGGGGTCGGAGAGGGAACAACTTTGCAGGGTCATGAACTGCCAGAAGCTGTCCTTAGAAGCAAGCACCCACGCAGCACAGAACGAAAGACTACCTCTACGAGTTATTGTCCAAGTTCTGTTCTTTGAGCAACTCCGGCTGCGGACTTCTGTGGCTGGCTGGCTCTTTGTTTCAGACAACCTTGACAATTCACAAAGCCTGAGTGGTAATTTAGTCCATGAAGGCACCAGGGCCGACCAACTTGTGACTTTTGATGACATGAGAGATCGAGTTCGTTCACTTGAGAAAGAGTGCTTGAACATGAAAGAAGACGTTGACAAGCTTGTGAAAGCTAAAGGAAGTTGGAATAACATCTTCAAACTGCTTGGTTTGAGGCTCAAGGTCAAGTCCTGTGGTCCTAAGTCATCATCTAAGATATTTTCCAGTGGAAAAGTGCTGCAGCACTCAAGAAAAGCAGTTATGAATTTGAAAGAAGAACATAGTGCTTATAATAAGGATGACTAG